GCGTCACGCTCCGCCTGGGTGACGGCGTGGCGGTGTTTCTTCAGGCCCGGGTTGTCGAAGCGGTAGACGGGCACGAGGCACGTGTCCGCGGTCTTGGACGCATAGAAGCCCACGCCCTCGTCGGTGGTGAAGCCGGAGGCGATGAGGTTCGAGCGCTCGGTGGCGTCGATGGTGACGATGTGCTCACCCCGGCTGGGGCTGTAGAGCCGGTAGACGGGGGACAGGCCGGTGCCGGAGGAACTCGCGGCCTTGAAGGGCGTGCCCCGGTCGTCGGTGTAGCCGTAGGTGGTGGCCGCGTTGGCGGCCTCGTTCGCGTTGAGGGTGAGGAGGCTGTCGCCCGTGGACGGACGCACCCGGTGATACACGGGCTTGCTGATCGCGGCGCAGTCCAGCGCCGCCGTGGTGCTGCCCAGATGCTGGGGTTCAGGCGCCTCGCCAGGACCGCAGGCGGACAGCACGCCGGCCAGGGCCAGGGACAGGAGGAGGGAAGAGGGCTTCAAGATGGGCTCCCAGTGAAGTCAAGATGTTCAAGTTAAAATTGAATTGCTGGGATGCGCATAGCATTGAAGAAAGGGCCGGAGAAGGCACCTGTCGAGGAGTGTCACGAGTGTCACAGGGGCAGGACCGGATGATCGTGTGGGGACTGCTGGTCGTGCTGCTCACGGGCTGCACCAGCGGCCCCACGGTGCGGATGCGCACGGAGCAGGGGACCCGGACGTATGCGCCGGTGACGTGGGACCGGCGGGTGCCGGTCAGCGCGCGCGAATTCGAGGAGGCACTGGCGCGGCTGGTGCTGGAGGTCCCGCTGACGGTCGGTCACCCAGGGTGGTGCGCGCGGTCGCGAAGAAGGGGGCGCAGTTGGACCTGGGGTTCGGGTTCATGCTGCGGGACGGGTATGGGCGGTGGTGCCGGGCGCATGAGGCTCCGGTGTACTTCGCCGACTTCCGAGGCCCCGTGCCTCCACTGCCCTCTCCCGTCCAGGTGGAGCACATCCCCGACCGGGGCACGCTCATCACCCTCACTCAGGAGAAGTTCACCGTCTCCAGCCCCTGCGCCCCTGGGGCACCCGGGCCACTCAGTCCGGGTAGAACATCGGGTCGCGCGTCGCCACGAACGACGAGATGGCGTGCGCCACCTCCGGCGGCAGCGTGGTGAACTGCACGCCCACTCCCGGCATCAGGTCCGGCGTGCGGTCGTTGCCGTCGCGCGCCCAGCGCACCACGCCATTCACCGTCAGCGGCCGGCCTCCCGGCAGCGTGAAGTCCAGCTCCACCGCCGTGCCGCGCGGCACCGCCTCCACCGTGGCGATGAAGATGCCGCCCTCGCTGATGTCCATCGAGAAGCCGGTGAAGAAGTTGGAATCACTGCGCGTGTCGATGGTCGTGTGCATCCGCACCCGGCCCGCCTTGCGCGCGTCGCTCTTCGCCGGAGTGGTGGCCACGGGCGCGCGCGCCGGGAGCCGCTCCGCGCGCGTCGGCGCTTCGGTCTGCAGCTTCTCCTGGGACGGCCGCAGGGCCGGGGGCGGGACGACCTTCTGGGTCTCCGCCTCCGCGGCGCGGCGGGCCTTCGCCTCGGCCTCCGCGCGGGCCCTGGCGGCGTCCTCCACGCGCTTCAGGTCGGACTCGGCGGACGTCAGCGCCTTCTCCACCCGGGCGGCGTCCTCCTGCTGCACGCGCAGCGCGGACTGGAGGTCCAGCCCGGCCTGGCGGCGCGTGTCCAGCGCGGCCTCGCGCGCGTCCAGGGCCTTCTCCCGCAGCCGCGCGAGCTCCGGGGACGGCTCGGGGGACTCGGTGTCCTCCAGGCGCATGGCCCACTGGGACAGGCGCGAGTCCCCGGCATGCTCCGGCCGGGCCAGGGCCTGGCGCATGCGGACGAGCCGCTCGCTCAAGGCGGCGGCGTCAGCGGCGGCGCGGGCCACCTGTTCAGCGAGCTGCGCTTCCAGCCGGGCCATGTCGGCTTCGGCGCGCGCCAGTTCGGTTTCCCGGGAGGGAGTGGGGGACGGGGGCATGGGTGGGGCTCCAGGCTGGCGCCCACTCTAGCGCCGCCCGGCCTCCCCCACGAGTCCTACCCCGTCAGTCCGCGCCCTTGATGCAGGCCACCGGCTTGAGGCGGTGGGCCACCCGGGCGAGTCCGGCCTGCTCCACCGTCTCCAGGACGTCGTCGAGGTTCTTGTAGCAGGGCCCGGACTCGTCCAGCGGCGTGGTGCGGGTGTTGAGCAGGATGCCGGCCTCCGCCATGCGCCGGTCCGTCTCCTCTTGCTGGAGTTGCCGGCGCGCGGCGGCGCGGGACAGCCGCCGGCCGGAGCCGTGGTTCACCGAGTAGATGGACTTCTCCGCCCCCGCTTCCGCGAAGAGGATGGCGCTGCCCGTCTCCATGGAGCCCGGGATGAGGATGGGGTGCCCGGTGGCCTCCCACGTCGTGCCCTTGAGGGCCGGGTGTCCGGCGGGGAAGGCCCGCGTGGCGCCCTTGCGCGCGACGAACTTGCCGCCCTCGCGCTGGATGAGGTTGTGGCTGATCTCGTAGTAGATGTTCGCGGTGCCGCCGAACACGTCCTCGAGCGCCCCGCACACGGCCTCGCCGATGAGCAGCCGGTTGGCCACGGCGAAGTTGGCCGCCATGTTGTGCAGGTTCCAGTAGCTGCGGCCCAGGGCGCTGTCCGCGTCCAGCCAGACGAAGTCCTCGCTGCGGCTCTTCAGGCCCAGCTGCGCGGCGCCCGCGACGAAGAAGTGCTTGGCGATGTTCCAGCCGAAGCCCCGGCTGCCGGTGTGGAGCATCACCCAGACGCGGCCGTTCTCATCCACCTGCATCTCGGTGAAGTGGTTGCCGCCGCCCAGGCTGCCCAGCTGTCCGCGCTTGTCGAAGGCGCGCTCGGGGATGGACACGCCGGTGTCCTCCACGGGGATGAAGTCGCGCTCGGTGACGGAGCGGCTGCGGCCCAGGGCCTTGGCGCCATGGCGCAGGACCTCCTTGAGGGTGGGTTCGCTGAGCCGGCGCTGCTTGCGCGCCCGGGTGGCGCCCACGCCCACGGCGATGCGGTCGGTCACCTCGTCGATCCACTGGCGGCGCTTCGCGGGGTCGGCGACGTCCTCCACGGTGAGCGAGGTCTGTAACTGCACCATGCCGCAGCCGATGTCGTAGCCGGCGGCGGTGGGCAGCAGGGTGCCGTCGGTCTCCACGATGGTGCCGATGGGGACGCCATAGCCCACGTGACAGTCGGGCGTGACGGCGACGCGGGTGACGCCGGGGAAGGTGGCGGCGTTGACGACCTGATCGAAGACGGCATCTTCCAGCGGGGGGGCTTCCGGGTTGCCTTCCTCCCCCCAGAGGAGCTTGTCGGAGAGGAACAGGTCCGCGTGCACGCGCATGGTCTTGGTGCGCGGCAGGACGTAGTGGCCCTCGGAGACCTTTTCCAGGTGTTGCTTCCAGCTCATGGTGAATCCCCCAGGTGGGTGAACCCGCGGCAGGGACGAAGCCCTCCCTCATCCCTGACGGTGCCGGTTTCCGGACACACGATTGGCTGCCTGCCTGCCTGGCGTGCGTCGAGTGGAAACCCCGTGGGGTGGACGCAAGGAACGGCCGGGAGTGCACGAAGCGGCATTCAGACAAGCCTGGGGGTTGCGGCGGCGGATCGGCATTCCCATTTCTGCAGCGTGCATCAAGGGGGTGGGCGATGGGGTTTTTGACGGGGATGGTGCTGGCGGTGGCGTTGCAGGCGGGGCCGGTGGAGGTGAGCGCGGCTCCGGTGTTCAATCCCTCGCTGTGCGCCAAGAAGCGCGTGGATCCATGCGGGTGCCATCACGTGTACGGCATCCGGCACTGCCATCAGAACCGGAAGAGCAATCACTGCGAGGCGCAGGTCCGCGCCTACCAGCCGGACGTGGAGCAGGAGACCGCGGAGGCCACGAATCCGCTCCAGAGCCTCATCGACCCGGCGAAGTCCGTGTCCATGTAGGACGGAGCGGTTCCTGAGCGGAGCGGAGTCACCGGGCGTCCTTCCCTGGAGAGGGGAGGGCGCCACGGTGCGTTGTGGGGATGGCTATCCCGGGTCCAGGGACCAGGTGCCTTCCTTCCATCGCTTCAGTGCTTCCGAGGCTTCGAAGGGAACGAGGCCCTGGCCCCGGGCCGCTTCCTCCAGGACCGCCTTGGCTTCCGCCGTCCGGTAGCGGAGCAGGGTCGCAGCGGCCGTCACCCGCACGTCCATGCGCTCATGCTTGAACAACGCGAGGAGCGCGTCCCGTCCGGCATCGCCATGGGCCAGGAGTTGATCAATCGCTGCGTTGTACTTCCTGGCGTGCTTGTTGCCGGTCCTGGAATCGCCTTGCCAGATGGCGTCGGTCTGGGCGGCGACATGCTTCGCGACCTGTTCGACCAGCTTCTCCAGGGTCATCACCAAAGCCCCTTCGACACGTTCTCGATGGCCCGCAGCCCGAAATCGCGTTGTGCCTCGTACGACTGCGTACTCAACCATTTCCGCACGGTCAGGCTCCCAGTGCCCGTGAGGTTACGCCGGATCGCGGAATAGAGTTCGCTGACCCGGGCATGCACTGCCTTGTCCAGCGGGATGACATTCTCGGTGTTGTGGAGGGCCTGGGGACCGAACCGCTGCACGTTGCCCGGGGTCTGCTCGACGATGTGGTGCCACTCCTTGCCCGGGCCCGCCGGGCCCAGGGCCTTCTTGAAGCCACTGAACGAGCCCCAGCCCCTGGGCGCAGGTCCACCACCGTTGGCGGTCATGGCCACCGCGCCAGGTGCGAGCGCGACCGTCACGGTCCCCGCGCTCACCGCCACCGTCCGCACTTCGCCGACCGCCGCGAACCGCAGGCCCAACTGGGACTCGGCCTGCGCTGCCGCCAGGGCGGATCCGGGGAGCCGGGGCACCTTCGCGGCCAGGCCGGGGGCGGTGGTGCCGATCGCCGCCGTGGCCAGCAGGGCGAAGGCGCGTGCCGCGTTGCGGCCCATGACCTTTCCGTAGCGCTCGCCCGCCTCACGCAGCGCGCTGAACGTGGTGGCCCGGTCCGCGGCTTCCACCAACTGCTTGAAGCCCACGATGAGGTTCCAGAAGGTGTCGACGCCCACGTAGGCGATGAGCGTGGCGGTCATCACCGCCGCGAGCCCCTTGGAGAAGGGTTCGGGCACCGCGAGCAGGACCATGTACGTGGTCCAGGTCCAGAGGACCGTCGTCAGCATGGCCTGGGGATTGGCCATGTCCTTGAATGCATCCAGCAGCTCCTCCAGCACGGCCCCCTGAGAAAGCGCCATGGCCAGGGCGTAGCGCCCATCTCCGTTGACCGCAGGGCCTTCCATCAGCAGACGCAGACAGTCACCAGGCCTGCCGGTGCGCTCGCACCAGCGCAGATAGGCACGCGTCAGCTCCATGTCCGCACTGGAGGCATCGCCCTCCAGGTGCTCATCCGGCCCCAAGGGGGTGATGCGGCGGTCGCTCGGGTCATAGAGATATGAACCACTGCGCGGCTCCACCTGCCAGAGACGCCGTGCCGCATCCTGGGGCCGCGAGGCCGGACGCACGGCCCGGGCCAGCACCGCGACGGCTTCCTCGAAGTCCTCCGCGTCCACTTCCACCGGCGTGCCGCCCGAGGGCGGAGTGACCACGATGGGTGCACCCCTGCCTGTTTCCAGGCGCACGGACCGCGTGACGCCGCCACAGCCGGTCAGCAGCACGGCCAGAAGCGGAATCAACCACCAGCGTCGCATGCGGATGTCCTCTCCGGAGATTGAGAAGCTCCGTGAGAGTCATTTGAACATGCAATGGCAGACGAATGCAGGGGGCGTGCTCCGCGCACGGCCCGCCTCAATGCACGGCGGCGGGCTCCCCGGGAAGCTCCTCCGAACGGCTCACCTCGAGCTCGCTCTCCGAGCGGATGATGACCCAGCGCGCCTGCGGCGACACGCGCAGGGCCACCACGTTGGGAGCCAGGCGGCGCATCTCCGGCTTGTAGGGCATCACCGCGGCGGGAGGAGGCGCCGGCGGGACCGCGGGCGCGCGATTCATCAACGTGAGGACCTTCACCGTGGGGCGCTCCGGTATCGGAGCAGGCGGCACGCCCGGAGGGCTCCTTGGCAGCGCGGGCAGGCCCAGCGGCACGGCCGGCAGGACCTTCTGGGGCACGCCCCTGTCCACCGCGACGGGCTTGATGCTGGGAGGCGCGTTTCCTCCCGGCGGATCTCCGAAGGCGGACATCGACACGATGACCTTCGGCAACGGCGCGGCCTCCGGCGCACCCGCCGCCACCTGCGACATGGAGCGCGACATCGTCTCCGTCGCGGAATCCCGCGCCGGCGCGGCGGGACGCGGATGGGGCAGCACCGCCTGCCGCCCTGGCCCCGGCATCGCGCTCGGTATCCCCCGGACGTTCACCGGCGAGATGGACGGTGGCGGCGGAGGCGGCGGCACGCTGCGCATCCGCCCGGGCGGCGGCGTCGGCGGCGGCAGCCGGTCGAAACGGTAGAGCTCCTCGTCCTCCAGCGCCGTCGGCGTCACCGCGCCCTGACCCATCCGCGCCAACTCCTGCTGCAACACCGGGTCGCGCGAATCCAACTCCAGCGCGGCCTTCAGGGCGCCTCGCGCGCGGGACTCGCAACCCAGTGACAACAGCACCTGGGCGGCTTTACGGTACGCGGCAATGGCTTGCTCCTTCTGCCCCGCGCGGCGGCAGGCCTCCGCCAGCCGGACCCGCACATTCGCGTCGCGTGGCAGCAGCTTCGCGAGCTGCGCGTACGTTTCCACGCACTGCGCATACCTCCCCCGCTGGTACAGCGCATGGGCGACTTCCTTCAACTCCCGCAGCTTCAACGACTCGCGCTCGCTCATGGGGGGTCTCCGCGTCGGTGCCGCTCTCGAGAGCTAGCAGGCGACGTGCCGCGCCCCCGTGACGCGCGCTCGCGTTCACTGCCGCGCGCCCACCGCGCCCCCAGGCCGGAAACCCTGTCCTCCACCCGGCGGACCCCAAGGCACTCCACCGTGCGCCCGTTCACGCTGTCCGCTGAAGGACCCGGCAGGGACCCTGTAGAAATGGGAACCACGCTGTAACAAGGTCAGTGCCCGCATCGCGGGGACTCTCGGGAGACGTCGGATGCCCACGCATGGGACATTGGGACAGCTCCGGACTCCCCGGAGTCACCCGGAGGTCGCATCCATGGCTTCACGCATCATGGCCCTGACGTTGGGAACCCTGCTGCTCAGCGCCCTGCCCGCGGGGGCCAGGGAGCCGGCTGCTCGCGCCGGGGACTCGAAGGACCTTCCTGCCGCGGACGAGACGCTCACCCTGAAGAAGGGCGCGAAGCGCGTGCTCACGGTGCCGGGGATGAGCCGCGTGGCGCTGGGCGACCCGTCCGTCGCGGACGTGAAGACGGTGGGTGCGGACGGCGTGGAGGTCTCCGCGCTGGCGAAGGGGACGACCACGCTCATCATCTGGGGCGGTGACGGCAAACGCCGCACGTACCGCATCGTGGTGGACGGCTAGCTCACGGCTCCGACAGCAGGAACAGCGCGTGCGAGCTGGCGATGGGCCGCGTGCGGTCGTCCTGCCAGGCCTCCACGCGCACGTTGGCCACGCGCCGTCCCTGCCGCGTGATGAACGCCTTCGCGAAGGTGTCCTGCGCCTTGCCCGAGCGCAGGAAGTCCACCGTGGTGGAGATGACCTTGGGCACGCGCTCGGTGTCCGTCTGGAGCAGCAACTCGAAGACGGCGCTCGACTCCAGCAGCGCCCCCAGCGTGCCGCCGTGCAGCGCGGGCAGGATGCTGTTGCCAATGAGGTGCGGCGCGTAGCGCATGCGGCAGAGCATCTCGCCGGCCAGGTTCTCCACGCCAATGCCCATGAAGCGCGTGTAGGGGATGGCGTCCGTGAGCCGGTGGTACTCGCGCGACTGACGCACCTGGCGCACCAGGTCCGCGAGGGGAAGCGAAGGCGTGCTCATCATCCCTCCACCCGCATGAAGGTTCCCTGCGACGAGGCCACCGGCGTCGCCGGGTCGCCCTGGTGCACCAACGCGCGCACGAAGGCGACCATGCGGGTGACCTTGTAGCACTCGGCCTGCGCGGTCAGCGGCAGGCCCGGGCGCGCGGGGCGCAGGTAGTCGATGCG
The sequence above is drawn from the Corallococcus sp. NCRR genome and encodes:
- a CDS encoding Imm52 family immunity protein, coding for MEHIPDRGTLITLTQEKFTVSSPCAPGAPGPLSPGRTSGRASPRTTRWRAPPPAAAW
- a CDS encoding TIGR02266 family protein, encoding MPPSPTPSRETELARAEADMARLEAQLAEQVARAAADAAALSERLVRMRQALARPEHAGDSRLSQWAMRLEDTESPEPSPELARLREKALDAREAALDTRRQAGLDLQSALRVQQEDAARVEKALTSAESDLKRVEDAARARAEAEAKARRAAEAETQKVVPPPALRPSQEKLQTEAPTRAERLPARAPVATTPAKSDARKAGRVRMHTTIDTRSDSNFFTGFSMDISEGGIFIATVEAVPRGTAVELDFTLPGGRPLTVNGVVRWARDGNDRTPDLMPGVGVQFTTLPPEVAHAISSFVATRDPMFYPD
- a CDS encoding RtcB family protein, which encodes MSWKQHLEKVSEGHYVLPRTKTMRVHADLFLSDKLLWGEEGNPEAPPLEDAVFDQVVNAATFPGVTRVAVTPDCHVGYGVPIGTIVETDGTLLPTAAGYDIGCGMVQLQTSLTVEDVADPAKRRQWIDEVTDRIAVGVGATRARKQRRLSEPTLKEVLRHGAKALGRSRSVTERDFIPVEDTGVSIPERAFDKRGQLGSLGGGNHFTEMQVDENGRVWVMLHTGSRGFGWNIAKHFFVAGAAQLGLKSRSEDFVWLDADSALGRSYWNLHNMAANFAVANRLLIGEAVCGALEDVFGGTANIYYEISHNLIQREGGKFVARKGATRAFPAGHPALKGTTWEATGHPILIPGSMETGSAILFAEAGAEKSIYSVNHGSGRRLSRAAARRQLQQEETDRRMAEAGILLNTRTTPLDESGPCYKNLDDVLETVEQAGLARVAHRLKPVACIKGAD
- a CDS encoding DUF2019 domain-containing protein — its product is MTLEKLVEQVAKHVAAQTDAIWQGDSRTGNKHARKYNAAIDQLLAHGDAGRDALLALFKHERMDVRVTAAATLLRYRTAEAKAVLEEAARGQGLVPFEASEALKRWKEGTWSLDPG
- the sitA5 gene encoding SitA5 family polymorphic toxin, whose translation is MRRWWLIPLLAVLLTGCGGVTRSVRLETGRGAPIVVTPPSGGTPVEVDAEDFEEAVAVLARAVRPASRPQDAARRLWQVEPRSGSYLYDPSDRRITPLGPDEHLEGDASSADMELTRAYLRWCERTGRPGDCLRLLMEGPAVNGDGRYALAMALSQGAVLEELLDAFKDMANPQAMLTTVLWTWTTYMVLLAVPEPFSKGLAAVMTATLIAYVGVDTFWNLIVGFKQLVEAADRATTFSALREAGERYGKVMGRNAARAFALLATAAIGTTAPGLAAKVPRLPGSALAAAQAESQLGLRFAAVGEVRTVAVSAGTVTVALAPGAVAMTANGGGPAPRGWGSFSGFKKALGPAGPGKEWHHIVEQTPGNVQRFGPQALHNTENVIPLDKAVHARVSELYSAIRRNLTGTGSLTVRKWLSTQSYEAQRDFGLRAIENVSKGLW
- a CDS encoding BTAD domain-containing putative transcriptional regulator, which codes for MSERESLKLRELKEVAHALYQRGRYAQCVETYAQLAKLLPRDANVRVRLAEACRRAGQKEQAIAAYRKAAQVLLSLGCESRARGALKAALELDSRDPVLQQELARMGQGAVTPTALEDEELYRFDRLPPPTPPPGRMRSVPPPPPPPSISPVNVRGIPSAMPGPGRQAVLPHPRPAAPARDSATETMSRSMSQVAAGAPEAAPLPKVIVSMSAFGDPPGGNAPPSIKPVAVDRGVPQKVLPAVPLGLPALPRSPPGVPPAPIPERPTVKVLTLMNRAPAVPPAPPPAAVMPYKPEMRRLAPNVVALRVSPQARWVIIRSESELEVSRSEELPGEPAAVH
- a CDS encoding pilus assembly protein N-terminal domain-containing protein, giving the protein MASRIMALTLGTLLLSALPAGAREPAARAGDSKDLPAADETLTLKKGAKRVLTVPGMSRVALGDPSVADVKTVGADGVEVSALAKGTTTLIIWGGDGKRRTYRIVVDG
- a CDS encoding PaaI family thioesterase codes for the protein MSTPSLPLADLVRQVRQSREYHRLTDAIPYTRFMGIGVENLAGEMLCRMRYAPHLIGNSILPALHGGTLGALLESSAVFELLLQTDTERVPKVISTTVDFLRSGKAQDTFAKAFITRQGRRVANVRVEAWQDDRTRPIASSHALFLLSEP